A section of the Drosophila sechellia strain sech25 chromosome 3L, ASM438219v1, whole genome shotgun sequence genome encodes:
- the LOC6605302 gene encoding mucin-22 isoform X9: protein MRLFLVAVLAAYLAYVAAQSQSDTVTAVATPVIKPQPCCESVRQTLIEIRKDIRLWLLDRLFGKLLLLHDGELLGNTNYVNCVNGKKQLPLLDGSSNTDQSASTNTITKIIDDGLSSQTTSSSAPVVEVTQESSSNGDGNSTQSSTTTTTTTTTSSDAGQSTTSSDPVVEVSQGTNGVNSSTQSSTTTKTSSDEGKTTTSSSPVVEVTQGSSSNGDGNSTQSSTTTTTTTTTSSDAGQSTTSSDPVVEVSQGTNGDNSSTQSSSSTTTTTSSDKGQTTTFSSPVVEVTQGSSSNGDGNSTQSSTTTTTTTTTSSDAGQSTTSSDPVVEVSQGTNGDNSSTQSSSSTTTTTSSDKGQTTTSSSPVVEVTQGSSSNGDGNSTQSSTTTTTTTTTSSDAGQSTTSSDPVVEVSQGTNGDNSSTQSSSSTTTTTSSDKGQTTTSSSPVVEVTQGSSSNGDGNSTQSSTTTTTTTTTSSDAGQSTTSSDPVVEVSQGTNGVNSSTQSSTTTTTSSDKGQTTTSSSPVVEVTKGSSSNGDGNSTQSSTTTTTTTTTSSDAGQSTTSSDPVVEVSQGTNGDNSSTQSSSSTTTTTSSDKGQTTTSSSPVVEVTQGSSSNGDGNSTQSSTTTTTTTTKSSDAGQSTTSSDPVVEVSQGTNGVNSPTQSSSSTTTTTSSDKGQTTTSSSPVVEVTQGSSSNGDGNSTQSSTTTTTTTTTSSDAGQSTTSSDPVVEVSQGTNGDNSSTQSSTTTTTSSDEGQTTTSSSPVVEVTQGSSSNGDGNSTQSSTTTTTTTTTSSDAGQSTTSSDPVVEVSQGTNGDNSSTQSSTTTTTSSDEGQTTTSSSPVVEVTQGSSSNGDGNSTQSWTTTTTTTTTSSDAGQSTTSSDPVVEVSQETNGDNSSTQSSTTTTTSSDEGQTTTSSSPVVEVTKGSSSNGDGNSTQSSTTTTTTTTTSSDAGQSTTSSDPVVEVSQGTNGDNSSTQSSTTTTTSSDEGQTTSSSAPVVEVTQGSSSNGDGNSTQSSTTTTTTTTTSSDAGQSTTSSDPVVEVSQETNGDNSSTQSSTTTTTSSDEGQTTTSSSPVVEVTKGSSSNGDGNSTQSSTTTTTTTTTSSDAGQSTTSSDPVVEVSQETNGDNSSTQSSTTTTTSSDEGQTTTSSSPVVEVTKGSSSNGDGNSTQSSTTTTTTTTTSSDAGQSTTSSDPVVEVSQGTNGDNSSTQSSSSTTTTTSSDKGQTTTSSSPVVEVTQGSSSNGDGNSTQSSTTTTTTTTTSSDAGQSTTSSDPVVEVSQGTNGVNSSTQSSSTTTTSSDEGQTTTSSSPVVEVTKGSSSNGDGNSTQSSTTTTTTTTTSSDAGQSTTSSDPVVEVSQGTNGDNSSTQSSTTTTTSSDEGQTTSSSAPVVEVTQGSSSNGDGNSTQSSTTTTTTTTTSSDAGQSTTSSDPVVEVSQGTNGDNSFNQSSSSTTTTKEISLKDNGSPKWNKTTKTYSSKTIRIPKSGRKLNSSSSETSTTVTSSSSSKPQTKYSWSSSSRKSYNGGKSKKYWTKRWTKKSRKINNGSFTIVAEESSDSLTDDGVAVTQGNDLRNEGNSGQSTVISSLPVVDTSADNQNSESSLTSSENTTKYSSKSSKVPKSNGGQSSISTSKTTKTVTTSTSSTPKVRSSSKKTSNSGKSVKTSSTTMTTTSSDQGQSSSGLSPVVKITQGIPQNDIESLNQVTTTTTSSENQVGVPSSPVLKVTKKTYVSKDGKTTRSSTTTTTTTTTKGSNQSGTLTLPAVDAIIVAKGLKSSTKTTTTSTKGTKLSDILTLPEVDASIAINGDESRSTSIKDTNILSKIDLSLPKLDASLNVGGGKSSSTSTTTTTTTSTKGSKSSLSLPEVDASISVNGDESRSASIKDTNILSKIDLSLPKLDASLNVGGGKSSSTSTTTTTTTSTKGSKSSLSLPEVDASISVNGDESRSASIKDTNILSKIDLSLPKLDASLNVGGGKSSSTSTTTTSTKGSKSSLSLPEVDASISVNGDESRSASIKDTNILSKIDLSLPKLDASLNVGGGKSKSTSTTTTTTTSTKGSKSSLSLPEVDASISVNGDESRSASIKDTNILSKIDLSLPKLDASLNVGGGKSKSTSTTTTTTTSTKGSKSSLSLPEVDASISVNGDESRSASIKDTNILSKIGLSLPKLDASLNVGGGKSSSTSTTTTTTTSTKGSKSSLSLPEVDASIAINGDESRSASIKNTNILSKIDLSLPKLDASLNVGGGKSSSTSTTTTTTTSRKGSKSSLSLPEVDASISVNGDESRSASIKGTNILSKIDLSLPKLDASLNVGGGKSSSTSTTTTTTTSTKGSKSSLSLPEVDASISVNGDESRSASIKDTNILSKIDLSLPKLDASLNVGGGKSSSTLTTTTTTTSTKGSKSSLSLPEVDNSISVNGDESRSASIKDTNILSKIDLSLPKLDASLNVGGGKSSSTLTIPKTESKFSWSSSSKKISNPIRLTLPTINAGISVGGGDSSGSWSKLIKRSTNSTESNASDGPSLSGSIVGAGGSQSAESWSQRSGFSGDSSSVQGSPDIRIRLARGQTENDAQSQNSNSWTRSATQDSESLANGAISANGLNLEGSESSGGVATTIPGGSVGVTGQYPYWWGNGRWVGVGARPSWRYGWRPYGSGWGGWDNQY from the exons ATGCGCTTATTCCTAGTCGCGGTTTTGGCCGCTTATTTGGCCTACGTAGCAGCCCAATCGCAATCTGATACGGTAACAGCAGTGGCCACCCCAGTTATTAAGCCACAGCCATGTTGTGAAAGTGTTCGGCAAACTCTAATTGAAATACGAAAAGATATACGCTTGTGGCTGCTGGACAGGCTTTTCGGAAAACTACTTCTTTTGCACGACGGAGAACTTCTCGGCAATACAAATTATGTGAATTGTGTCAATGGAAAAAAGCAGCTACCACTCTTAGATGGAAGCTCTAATACAGATCAGTCTGCATCTACTAACACTATAACCAAAATCATCGATGATGGACTTTCAAGCCAGACTACCTCCTCTTCGGCTCCTGTCGTAGAAGTAACTCAGGAATCCTCTTCGAATGGTGATGGAAACTCTACCCAGTCCTCGACAACGACGACAACTACAACGACGACATCTTCCGATGCTGGCCAATCTACCACCTCATCTGACCCGGTTGTGGAAGTCAGTCAAGGAACAAACGGCGTGAACAGCTCCACTCAGTCATCCACCACAACAAAGACATCTTCAGATGAGGGAAAAACTACCACCTCTTCGTCTCCTGTCGTAGAAGTAACTCAGGGATCCTCTTCGAATGGTGATGGGAACTCTACCCAGTCCTCGACAACGACGACAACTACAACGACGACATCTTCCGATGCTGGCCAATCCACCACCTCATCTGACCCCGTTGTGGAAGTCAGTCAAGGAACTAACGGCGATAACAGCTCCACTCAGTCTTCGTCATCCACCACAACAACGACATCTTCAGATAAGGGCCAAACTACCACCTTTTCGTCTCCTGTCGTAGAAGTAACTCAGGGATCCTCTTCGAATGGTGATGGGAACTCTACCCAGTCCTCGACAACGACGACAACTACAACGACGACATCTTCCGATGCTGGCCAATCCACCACCTCATCTGACCCCGTTGTGGAAGTCAGTCAAGGAACTAACGGCGATAACAGCTCCACTCAGTCTTCGTCATCCACCACAACAACGACATCTTCAGATAAGGGCCAAACTACCACCTCTTCGTCTCCTGTCGTAGAAGTAACTCAGGGATCCTCTTCGAATGGTGATGGGAACTCTACCCAGTCCTCGACAACGACGACAACTACAACGACGACATCTTCCGATGCTGGCCAATCCACCACCTCATCTGACCCCGTTGTGGAAGTCAGTCAAGGAACTAACGGCGATAACAGCTCCACTCAGTCTTCGTCATCCACCACAACAACGACATCTTCAGATAAGGGCCAAACTACCACCTCTTCGTCTCCTGTCGTAGAAGTAACTCAGGGATCCTCTTCGAATGGTGATGGGAACTCTACCCAGTCCTCGACAACGACGACAACTACAACGACGACATCTTCCGATGCTGGCCAATCCACCACCTCATCTGACCCGGTTGTGGAAGTCAGTCAAGGAACAAACGGCGTGAACAGCTCCACTCAGTCATCCACCACAACAACGACATCTTCAGATAAGGGCCAAACTACCACCTCTTCGTCTCCTGTCGTAGAAGTAACTAAGGGATCCTCTTCGAATGGTGATGGAAACTCTACCCAGTCCTCGACAACAACTACCACTACAACGACGACATCTTCCGATGCTGGCCAATCTACCACCTCATCTGACCCCGTTGTGGAAGTCAGTCAAGGAACTAACGGCGATAACAGCTCCACTCAGTCTTCGTCATCCACCACAACAACGACATCTTCAGATAAGGGCCAAACTACCACCTCTTCGTCTCCTGTCGTAGAAGTAACTCAGGGATCCTCTTCGAATGGTGATGGAAACTCTACCCAGTCCTCGACAACGACGACAACTACAACGACGAAATCTTCCGATGCTGGCCAATCCACCACCTCATCTGACCCGGTTGTGGAAGTCAGTCAAGGAACAAACGGCGTGAACAGCCCCACTCAGTCTTCGTCATCCACCACAACAACGACATCTTCAGATAAGGGCCAAACTACCACCTCTTCGTCTCCTGTCGTAGAAGTAACTCAGGGATCCTCTTCGAATGGTGATGGAAACTCTACCCAGTCCTCGACAACGACGACAACTACAACGACGACATCTTCCGATGCTGGCCAATCCACCACCTCATCTGACCCCGTTGTGGAAGTCAGTCAAGGAACAAACGGCGATAACAGCTCCACTCAGTCATCCACCACAACAACGACATCTTCAGATGAGGGCCAAACTACCACCTCTTCGTCTCCTGTCGTAGAAGTAACTCAGGGATCCTCTTCGAATGGTGATGGAAACTCTACCCAGTCCTCGACAACAACTACCACTACAACGACGACATCTTCCGATGCTGGCCAATCCACCACCTCATCTGACCCCGTTGTGGAAGTCAGTCAAGGAACAAACGGCGATAACAGCTCCACTCAGTCATCCACCACAACAACGACATCTTCAGATGAGGGCCAAACTACCACCTCTTCGTCTCCTGTCGTAGAAGTAACTCAGGGATCCTCTTCGAATGGTGATGGAAACTCTACCCAGTCCTGGACAACGACGACAACTACAACGACGACATCTTCCGATGCTGGCCAATCCACCACCTCATCTGACCCCGTTGTGGAAGTCAGTCAAGAAACAAACGGCGATAACAGCTCCACTCAGTCATCCACCACAACAACGACATCTTCAGATGAGGGCCAAACTACCACCTCTTCGTCTCCTGTCGTAGAAGTAACTAAGGGATCCTCTTCGAATGGTGATGGAAACTCTACCCAGTCCTCGACAACAACTACCACTACAACGACGACATCTTCCGATGCTGGCCAATCTACCACCTCATCTGACCCCGTTGTGGAAGTCAGTCAAGGAACAAACGGCGATAACAGCTCCACTCAGTCATCCACCACAACAACGACATCTTCAGATGAGGGCCAAACGACCTCCTCTTCGGCTCCTGTCGTAGAAGTAACTCAGGGATCCTCTTCGAATGGTGATGGAAACTCTACCCAGTCCTCGACAACAACTACCACTACAACGACGACATCTTCCGATGCTGGCCAATCCACCACCTCATCTGACCCCGTTGTGGAAGTCAGTCAAGAAACAAACGGCGATAACAGCTCCACTCAGTCATCCACCACAACAACGACATCTTCAGATGAGGGCCAAACTACCACCTCTTCGTCTCCTGTCGTAGAAGTAACTAAGGGATCCTCTTCGAATGGTGATGGAAACTCTACCCAGTCCTCGACAACAACTACCACTACAACGACGACATCTTCCGATGCTGGCCAATCCACCACCTCATCTGACCCCGTTGTGGAAGTCAGTCAAGAAACAAACGGCGATAACAGCTCCACTCAGTCATCCACCACAACAACGACATCTTCAGATGAGGGCCAAACTACCACCTCTTCGTCTCCTGTCGTAGAAGTAACTAAGGGATCCTCTTCGAATGGTGATGGAAACTCTACCCAGTCCTCGACAACAACTACCACTACAACGACGACATCTTCCGATGCTGGCCAATCTACCACCTCATCTGACCCCGTTGTGGAAGTCAGTCAAGGAACTAACGGCGATAACAGCTCCACTCAGTCTTCGTCATCCACCACAACAACGACATCTTCAGATAAGGGCCAAACTACCACCTCTTCGTCTCCTGTCGTAGAAGTAACTCAGGGATCCTCTTCGAATGGTGATGGAAACTCTACCCAGTCCTCGACAACGACGACAACTACAACGACGACATCTTCCGATGCTGGCCAATCCACCACCTCATCTGACCCGGTTGTGGAAGTCAGTCAAGGAACAAACGGCGTGAACAGCTCCACTCAGTCATCCTCCACAACAACGACATCTTCAGATGAGGGCCAAACTACCACCTCTTCGTCTCCTGTCGTAGAAGTAACTAAGGGATCCTCTTCGAATGGTGATGGAAACTCTACCCAGTCCTCGACAACAACTACCACTACAACGACGACATCTTCCGATGCTGGCCAATCTACCACCTCATCTGACCCCGTTGTGGAAGTCAGTCAAGGAACTAACGGCGATAACAGCTCCACTCAGTCATCCACCACAACAACGACATCTTCAGATGAGGGCCAAACGACCTCCTCTTCGGCTCCTGTCGTAGAAGTAACTCAGGGATCCTCTTCGAATGGTGATGGAAACTCTACCCAGTCCTCGACAACAACTACCACTACAACGACGACATCTTCCGATGCTGGCCAATCCACCACCTCATCTGACCCCGTTGTGGAAGTCAGTCAAGGAACAAACGGCGATAACAGCTTCAATCAGTCTTCATCATCCACTACAACAACGAAGGAAATATCTTTAAAGGATAATGGAAGCCCTAAGTGGaataaaacgacaaaaacgtACTCTTCAAAAACTATCAGAATTCCGAAGTCGGGAAGAAAGTTAAATTCTAGTTCTAGCGAAACTTCAACAACCGTAACGTCAAGTTCTTCCTCAAAGCCACAGACCAAATATTCGTGGTCAAGCTCTTCAAGGAAATCGTATAATGGTGGCAAGTCTAAGAAATATTGGACCAAGCGGTGGACTAAAAAATCACGCAAAATTAACAATGGAAGCTTCACTATTGTTGCAGAGGAATCATCTGACTCACTTACAGATGATGGAGTTGCTGTCACTCAAGGAAATGATTTAAGGAATGAGGGAAATTCGGGTCAGTCTACAGTTATCTCATCTCTGCCTGTTGTAGATACTAGTGCAGATAATCAGAACAGCGAATCAAGCTTAACATCAAGtgaaaatacaacaaaatattCGTCAAAATCCTCCAAGGTTCCCAAGTCTAATGGTGGTCAGTCGAGTATAAGCACTAGCAAAACTACAAAAACCGTAACGACAAGCACTTCCTCAACACCCAAGGTTAGGAGCTCATCAAAGAAAACTTCCAATAGTGGAAAATCGGTCAAGACTTCTTCGACTACTATGACAACAACATCTTCAGATCAGGGCCAATCCAGCTCAGGATTATCCCCTGTTGTAAAGATCACACAGGGAATCCCACAAAACGATATTGAAAGCTTAAATCAGGTCACCACAACGACAACATCATCTGAGAACCAAGTCGGCGTACCTTCTTCCCCTGTTCTTAAAGTAACGAAGAAAACCTATGTAAGCAAAGATGGAAAGACCACCCGGTCATCaaccaccacaacaacaactaccacGACCAAAGGAAGTAATCAGTCAGGTACCTTAACTCTTCCGGCGGTCGATGCCATCATAGTGGCTAAGGGGCTAAAATCGTCAACAAAAACTACAACAACATCCACCAAAGGAACTAAGTTGTCGGATATCTTGACTCTGCCAGAAGTTGATGCCAGCATAGCCATTAACGGCGATGAGTCCCGCTCAACATCTATTAAAGATACAAACATCTTGTCAAAGATAGACTTGAGTCTGCCTAAACTGGATGCCAGCCTAAATGTTGGTGGTGGAAAGTCAAGCTCTACATCGACAACGACAACTACGACAACATCCACAAAG GGAAGTAAATCATCCTTGTCTCTCCCGGAAGTTGATGCCAGCATAAGCGTTAACGGCGATGAGTCCCGCTCAGCATCTATTAAAGATACAAACATCTTGTCAAAGATAGACTTGAGTCTGCCTAAACTGGATGCCAGCCTAAATGTTGGTGGTGGAAAGTCAAGCTCTACATCGACAACGACAACTACGACAACATCCACAAAGGGAAGTAAATCATCCTTGTCTCTCCCGGAAGTTGATGCCAGCATAAGCGTTAACGGCGATGAGTCCCGCTCAGCATCTATTAAAGATACAAACATCTTGTCAAAGATAGACTTGAGTCTGCCTAAACTGGATGCCAGCCTAAATGTTGGTGGTGGAAAGTCAAGCTCTACATCGACAACGACAACATCCACAAAGGGAAGTAAATCATCCTTGTCTCTCCCGGAAGTTGATGCCAGCATAAGCGTTAACGGCGATGAGTCCCGCTCAGCATCTATTAAAGATACAAACATCTTGTCAAAGATAGACTTGAGTCTGCCTAAACTGGATGCCAGCCTAAATGTTGGTGGTGGAAAGTCAAAGTCAACATCGACAACGACAACTACGACAACATCCACAAAGGGAAGTAAATCATCCTTGTCTCTCCCGGAAGTTGATGCCAGCATAAGCGTTAACGGCGATGAGTCCCGCTCAGCATCTATTAAAGATACAAACATCTTGTCAAAGATAGACTTGAGTCTGCCTAAACTGGATGCCAGCCTAAATGTTGGTGGTGGAAAGTCAAAGTCAACATCGACAACGACAACTACGACAACATCCACAAAGGGAAGTAAATCATCCTTGTCTCTCCCGGAAGTTGATGCCAGCATAAGCGTTAACGGCGATGAGTCCCGCTCAGCATCTATTAAAGATACAAACATCTTGTCAAAGATAGGCTTGAGTCTGCCTAAACTGGATGCCAGCCTAAATGTTGGTGGTGGAAAGTCAAGCTCTACATCGACAACGACAACTACGACAACATCCACAAAGGGAAGTAAATCATCCTTGTCTCTTCCGGAAGTTGATGCCAGCATAGCCATTAACGGCGATGAGTCCCGCTCAGCAtctattaaaaatacaaacattTTGTCAAAGATAGACTTGAGTCTGCCTAAACTGGATGCCAGCCTAAATGTTGGTGGTGGAAAGTCAAGCTCTACATCGACAACGACAACTACGACAACATCCAGAAAGGGAAGTAAATCATCCTTGTCTCTCCCGGAAGTTGATGCCAGCATAAGCGTTAACGGCGATGAGTCCCGCTCAGCATCTATTAAAGGTACAAACATCTTGTCAAAGATAGACTTGAGTCTGCCTAAACTGGATGCCAGCCTAAATGTTGGTGGTGGAAAGTCAAGCTCTACATCGACAACGACAACTACGACAACATCCACAAAGGGAAGTAAATCATCCTTGTCTCTCCCGGAAGTTGATGCCAGCATAAGCGTTAACGGCGATGAGTCCCGCTCAGCATCTATTAAAGATACAAACATCTTGTCAAAGATAGACTTGAGTCTGCCTAAGCTGGATGCCAGCCTAAATGTTGGTGGTGGAAAGTCAAGCTCAACATTGACAACGACAACTACGACAACATCCACAAAGGGAAGTAAATCATCCTTGTCTCTCCCGGAAGTTGATAACAGCATAAGCGTTAACGGCGATGAGTCCCGCTCAGCATCTATTAAAGATACAAACATCTTGTCAAAGATAGACTTGAGTCTGCCTAAACTGGATGCCAGCCTAAATGTTGGTGGTGGAAAGTCAAGCTCAAC ATTGACAATCCCAAAAACAGAGTCCAAATTCTCCTGGTCTAGTTCGTCGAAGAAAATATCCAATCCCATTCGCTTAACCCTACCTACCATTAACGCAGGTATTTCTGTTGGCGGAGGAGATTCGTCGGGTTCCTGGTCCAAGCTAATCAAGAGGAGCACCAACAGCACCGAGTCGAATGCCAGCGATGGTCCATCTCTTTCCGGTTCTATTGTAGGTGCAGGTGGATCTCAATCTGCTGAATCCTGGTCTCAACGTTCAGGATTTTCGGGTGACAGTTCCAGTGTCCAGGGATCTCCGGACATTCGTATTCGATTGGCCAGAGGACAGACAGAAAACGATGCTCAGTCCCAAAACTCAAATTCTTGGACCCGAAGCGCTACACAAGACAGCGAAAGCTTGGCTAATGGAGCAATATCCGCCAATGGTCTCAATTTGGAGGGTTCAGAGAGTTCCGGCGGTGTGGCAACTACGATCCCAGGTGGCTCTGTCGGTGTAACCGGACAATATCCATACTGGTGGGGCAACGGCCGTTGGGTGGGTGTTGGAGCCAGGCCCAGTTGGCGATATGGATGGCGTCCTTATGGAAGCGGTTGGGGCGGATGGGACAATCAATATTAG